CTTTCTCACTCCTGCACATTATGCCATGCAATACCTACATATGTTCACTGAATCTCATttattaaagttaaagttatttCATTCCTCTTGGCTCAGGTGGTAATTCAAAGATAATAATATATCAGGCAGACTTTTGTAGGCAtacatcacagacacacaggtatTTATAATGAAATCATAGGCTACATCTCACGCACAGTATATTTTTAGAAATGTCATACATGTTAAAATCTTTTGTCCAGTACTTCTACCCAATGAGTAATGTTAATGCTTTGTTGCTTCTCACCTTGTACAAGGAAGCTGTAGTTGAGTGATTTCTCAGTTTACCAAGAGCCACTCTTCTGTTGTTATTGTGCTGGTTTCCAGTGGTAGACCACCATCCTCCTGACTGCAGTGAGACCTGTTATAAGAAGACTTCTGCAGCTTATGTTCTATTCCACTGCTGAAGTAGCATGAGAAGCAGTCACTGTTTGTGATACCGGGATCGGTCTCATCAACAGACACAGCAACCTCTGGCCAGTCCCACAGCATGTGAATAATAGTGCCAATAATACGGTCTGCACAAAAAGAGCAGCAGGGACCTGTCCTAAATTTCCTAAATTTGACCAAGTTTCTGGGGTGAAATACAAGACCTGTGAGTAACTATATATTATTTAGTGGTTTGGTTTAATTCTAGACATCCTCTTCATCTCAAAACAGTCatcagctggtgtgtgtgtgtgtgtgtgtgtgtgtgtgtgtgtgaatttttcTCTGTTTAGGTTCTCCATTCCAGTCAGCCACTGGCTTCAATCACTTCAGTTCACTATGAAAGGCTGCTTgtaaagatttttaatttacttgAATTAGATGTGACAGTGAACAACATGCCCGTTTTAACTGTTGTCAAACTTAGTTCATTATGTCATGCAGTAGACACTTACTGAATCAATTTAAATTTACAACAGCCATGATGTAACTGATACTAGTAAAGCATACATTGTGTTTACTGTAATGGACTCAGTAAGTTTCATATCTTTGCAAGTTAATTGAGCCTGAAAGTCAGGGAAAAGACCTTGGAAAACAATTAGAAGTGGGGTATTGCCTAAGTGATTTGTAGAAACTGGTTTATCAAGTGATTAGTTAACTTTCCAAATCGAGGTTATTGGTGACACAGTAATCTATCCTTGGCCTGTGGGTAttccacacactcacagtttgaGAAGATTCAGCTCAATTAACCTGCTTACCAACTAGCCAACTCGTGGTCCCTAAATAAATGGAACGGATAGAGGCTTAATCCCctctcagtttttatttgagaTGATACAGGCtacacaggaaaacaaatgacaagaaAGCGCGCGGTGTCGCTCTAATTCCTGGTCTCCCGCTGTCACTTGAACGACTCGTTCCCACGGtaacagacaacacaaaaccaACAGACACGGTGACGACACATGAACAATGTCCTACCAAAGGTTTTTCAGTCGTCTCTCTAAAGAGGAACAGGACTTCTATGAAACTAAATACGCAGCTGCAGAGTTTTACCGGGTTAACAGAGTCccgaggagatggagagagctcTGAATGAGCTCTTCCTCCAAAAGCCTGAGGACGTTCACGGTTATCTGGTATGAGTTTGTTTCCCTGCTGTTGACAGATAGCTGGACCGTTCGAAAACCTGGCCCTGAGGCGATGCTAATCCTAGGAAAGCCTGTTGTAGTCTCGGCTAAGCCAGTTACCTTAGCTAGAAACTTTACTAGTTACACGCTCGGAGTTATGGTGCAAAAGACAAAAATTCGCGTGGCAAAATTTACTTTGCTTCTCAGCCCCACAAAGCGTTTCTTTATAAAGAAACGGTGGTGCGTTGAACACCATCTATTTCACATGTGcactacttaaaaaaaaaaaaaaaatcaaatttatttcaTATACTGAGTTTAGAACAATCGGAATTGACCATGGTGTAGTACACATTTTAGTTAATGGTATAATAATAGCATAGggaataaaatgatttatcttTATTCTTATGTACAGTTTAGTACAGCAAGGTTTACGTATGTGGCTGCTGCACCTCTGACACACCCACCAAACGAGAGAAAACGGTTCACACCGTTTTGAAGAAACAGGTACAACCCAGAAACTGTGCACCGGTTTGCCGGAGTTGGGTGTAATACCACCAAAATCCGCTAGGGGCTGGTTCCAAAAAAATGCCAGCATCATAGACTCCCATTCAAAAAGTGTCAATTTCTCTCATGAAATACTAAGTCAATAATTTTTTCCACAAAACATTATGATATCATTAGCTAAGTTAATTCCTTCTAATTTATGTCCTGGTGGTCCATTTGATAATAATTGCATAATTGAATAGATATTAGACGTCAAAGAGAGACATGTTTGGGGGCGTGTCTGGTTTGATTGGCATCCCAAGTATGGTGATTGACATCGAGCCTAGGTGGATCCTCATATCCAGTTTTATTCAATAAGTAAATATTAATTTTtgtaatgtgtttaatgtttaatgtgtgtgtatgtaatgtttttttcctaGGTGTTTTGACCAGAGAAGGGTAGACACTTAGCGTCCCGATGTACCTTGCTAACCAGGCTAGCTAGCACAAGCATCAGCTGATAGCTTTTGCCTAGCTAACGGTACCTGGAAACCTGTGTAAAGCATAGATTGTGGGGGTGTTTCGTTAATGTAAAGCCCTATTCAAGGttacattttaatcaaagtTAACCCAAGGACATTTTTGTGTTAATGTAGTTTATGTGAGTGTTAGTGTAACGCCCTATTAATAAAGCTGTCCATTAGGATGTTGTGATAGTTCAGATTAACATAACGTAACTTAAATCTGGTTAAAACAGGGTTAGATATGGTTTTATTCAATGTAAGCTTTCTAAATGTACTGATACTTGACGGTGAGAGTGGTTGAAATACAAAATCTAACATGGGGTAACTATTACAACTATGCTTCACAACTGCTGATTTCACAACAAAATGGCAGCAGCTGGAGGTAGGCAACATGGCAGGTTGTACAGTCTCACCCCTGGCTTTCACAATGGCCATGGAAGTCATCATCAGGGCCTCAAGATGGGTGGTGGGTGGGGAGTGAAGTAAGAATGGACTCCGCCTTCCGCCAATCCAGGATGGTGGACATGGATGACATGACCACACTGACAACCACTGCAGCACTGAACATCAAGTGGGCCCGGATGAAGATCAAGCCAAACAAGTCTCGAAGTATCTCAGTAGTCAAGGGAGAGCTGAAAGAAGTAAGGTTCTTCATCTGTGATGTTCTGATACCAACAGTCTCTGAACAAAAGGTCAAAAGAAGCCTGAGTAGATGTTATGATTCAAACCTCACAGACAAAAACCAACTGCAGCAACTAACGGCAGGATATTGCCAATGGTCTGAACAACATCAACAAGACCTGCTGCCTGGAAAACGCAAACTATGGTGCCTGCAGTTTGGACTTCTTCCCCTGGCCACCTACTATCTATGAGGTCTCAATAACAACTGTGGAGAAGATGGTGAAAACTGTTACATCATATATAAAGAACTGGCTTGGTGTCCCACAATGTAGTACCATCAGGTCCTCTGGTCCCCTTCACTAAAGTCTGTACATTATAGAGCTAACAGTGCCATGGGAAAACTCAATGGAGAAGGCCTATGAACGTAAAAAACTCTGCTACACAGACTTGGCAGCAGATGCAAAACAGCATGGCTGGAATGGCTGGAAATCTATCCACTTGAAGTGGAATGCAGATGATTTTTGGCATCCTCCATCATCAGACTACTGAAAGAACTAGGAAGTCATGGGCAGGCTCTACAGCAGATCATCAAGGCACTATCAAAGGCAGCTGAAAGAAGCTGCCAGTGGATATGGTGCAAGTGGCAGGACCCTTGCTGGGCCTCACGAGTGAGGAGAACTGACTAAGATTCTGGTTTAAAAAAGGCACCAAAAACAAGGCAAATCTCAAATTGGGCATGGGACACAAGCTCAGGCTTAATCACCCTGTAGCTTGCTGCCTTCGAGGAGGGTGTACAGTGTTTGAAAGGCCGAAACACCCAATGATCTGAAGGAACGCTACTGAAGATGTGTCCCAAATTAAAACAAACCCATAAAGAATTTCATCTCCCAGACCACTTGGAACATCAAGGTAAATCTCATCTGAGAGCATAACATCTAGTGGCACAAGGGACAGTATAACCTCATGTCCTGTGTTTCATGAATTAGCAGTCATTTAAATCTGAATGTGTGGATGGAAACATTTAATGAAATCATCAGCCTTTATCATATCTGTGATCACAATGCCACCCTCCTCATTTATATCATCATCTGATTGAAAGTTCATACTTAGTCCTCCACTGAGGCAAATATTCATACCCCTGTCCTGACGGCAGCTATATGTATGTGATTCATTGTGATCCACCATGTCTTAACATTCATCTTGCTGTGGAGAAGGGAGACTGCATGGACAACACCTTAGTTCTGAAAtgggtggtgatgatgatgccaGAAAACCAGCTCACTTCCTCTGATGAAAGGACAGACCAACTTCTATGAAATTTattcttttctgtccttttccattttcagcTTCTTACCTTTGATCtaatttctgctgctgtcaggtgattgttaaataacattattaaaaacagaattttgaaaatattaaactgGAAATAAGTAATCGAGCCACTCTTGCACAGTCACAACCTTCACAGGTATTTCTCAGTTGGAAATAAAAAGGGTCTTCAACAGAAAACAGGTAGAACAAGCCAACAGAAGTGAAATCAGGACTCAACACTGTACTATGTACTGCtctcctgcctgtctgtgtgtgtatctgtgtgcatgtatgtctgTGCGATTAAAAGTGACTTAGACCCATTACTCCTTCTGGCACCAAACAACGCAGCAAGATAATATTTCTGCTGTTATGTGGCTTTCTCCTCTGAGGTGGTTTGTGTTTGCCcccagtttttcttctgttttgccTCCAGCTAACACTGTGATTTAATCATGATATCAGGCCTAAAAGGGTCAATGGCATAGTGTAGTAGTTGTCATGGCAATCTCAGTACTAAGGGGTAATAAATTGTAATTCACAATCACCAATGAGAACACCCAGTTAAGCTCTAACTGCCTTGATATTGGATCTTAACATGGGACAAAACTCTTGTGGGACTGTTTCCATGttgcactgactgactgactgactgtgataTGCATTCTTGTACATTTGTTTCTAGGAATTGAAGAGAGTAGATATTAGTCTTgaattttttaatttagttaatcaaaacagaaaatgttgaccacattttgttctgtgttgCTTCATTTGTGATGAATTGCAACCACCAATAcaaaatttgcaaaaatgcCTGGCAGCATAATGGcagaatttgtgtgtttttaagtttgGTCATGTCATGTCTTTTTCGTCACTTTAGGCGGATTACTTTGCAAGCCTTTCTGCACCACCAAGGATAAACAGACTGAAAGGAAGAGAGGTGTATGATACAAGAGGACAACTATCCATTGAGGTGGAGGTCTTCTGCATTGTTTGCAACAAGGAAAAGGTAAAATTCATAAGCCACATTTTCCTTTTGCCTACAGACTCGTCCAGCACTAGTCCAGTGTAATTTCAACAGATGAGCTGTTGAAGCTTTCCAAACCGCTTGGACTGTGGCTGACTTACTTGTGCCACGTTCTGGATATTCTGAACAGTGTATGCATTCAGTGTAAAGATTGAACTCAAAAAAATATAACCAAGGAGATACTGATTGTGAAGTGACAATGAGGGATCTCTTCAAACGTACAGGAAGCTCTGATGTGAGGAGGCAGCTGGAAGCAAGAAGTGAGCAAAAGAGGTAGAAAAACAGACCATGACCCTTGAccctttttatttcagttttctataCTATCACAAAAGCGAGATGAGATATGACACTTGGAAACAAAGTAATGGTGAGGTCATTAAGCGAACAGACCTAGGACCTTTTCCTCAACAGTATTACTTAGTGCTACAATGTTATCATCAGGAGTGAGAGGCCAGTTCCTCAGAGCCAGAgatagataataataattaaaataaccTTATCTATAACTCATGTATGtgtattaaaatttaaatagataagatttaacaaatgaaatcaaaacacagaattaaaAGTGATTTCAGTAGATCTAGGAAAAGGTAACTGTAAAATAACGTGTTCTTCTGTTGGATCTTGTGAGTAGTGATTGTATTGACGAGAAGATAGAGAGTTAGGCTAACCtaatttgattaaatataaGCATGGATAACAGCCTTGTAGATAAAACCACATTAGATAAGACCACAATTTTTGAAATGTCACAGAAGTAAAGGAAGAAAACCTCATCATTTCTTATCTTAGTGGCCAAGTTATTAAAAGCTGAATTTAtaagacaaacactgacatacagTTATCTTAAAAGTCTACAGATGATGCTTAGACAGAAATTAGTGTCCCATTCTCCCTGATTTATTTATAGAATAAAGAGCCTTCTTGCTGcaaggtgacagtgctaaccactgcgcCACCATGATGCCCATGTCGGTCATGAGGTCTTCttaaattttattcatatatagCCTGATATCACAAAATCTGTTCACCCACAACCTCATTCAACCTcaaatcattcatttattatctatGGCGCTTATCcgttcacactcacacactcacattcacattcacacctatggggaatttagagtcaccagttaaccaaATGTGCATGTccttggactgtgggaggaagccagagtactcagagagaacccacgcaggcacaggaaATGCAAATTCCACACAGAGCCCCAGGCTCGAACCGGGGCttgaacccggaaccttcttgctgtgaggcaacagtgcaccactgtgccaccccaCCCTCAAATCaggtaaagagaaaataaccccccaaaaaacataACTTTCAGGATAGACAGATATACAATAAACGTCATGTGCATAGAATAGAACAACATAGTTTACAATATCGACAATCAGGATGACTGATCTTGGAGGACTTTGAGTAACTTTCAGGTGCTGGCAATAGATAGGAAATGAGCAACATGACAGCACAGCACAGGAGACAAAACCAAGTACACCTTCTGGGAGAAGATAACAAACACACTGGAAAGGGACAGCTGATAGTCCAGCACATACAGCCTgggtgaaggaggagaaaaagtgggcgagagggaaagagagaagacagcCTTGACACTCATGTGCTTGAGGGAATAACAAACACAGGGTTAGAGAGGTGGAGCACTTTTCAGAACATTTACAATAATCTCCTCGACAAGACAACAGGGACTCTACTGTATGTTTCAACAGTGCAACAGCAGAAGTGATTCAGCTCATCACAGTCTGAGCTCCAGGGTTATTTTGCACTTAGTTAAAAATGCAGTGCTAAGATTTGTTTCTGGATTTGTGTGTTCACGCCATGTCATTCATAACAACTTCAATGATTTTGGGGTAAATAGCTTGttgtaaaacctttgaaaaagttcTCCCCTCTCTTGGTGTCCAGAGCATATCCTCAGCTGCTGTCTCCAGCTACTTTGGGCCAAAGGAAACTTCACTGGACTGGAAAGCTGGGAGTCAGAGGGCTGACCATGTGATGACTGCTGTCCAATGGATCAATGAACCTCTGAACCACATGCTGAAGGGCAAAAACCCCTGTGACCAAACAGAAGTTGACCATGCACTCAGGTAgtgttcaaatgtttttgaagtTACTCAGGAGGGTTGCATTCCTGGAGGGGTATTGAGATGAAAAAAGGCTCTGAGACCTATGGTTATTTATCTGTCTACATACTCCAAAGATCATCAACTGTGCTGTTTTAGTAATGGTCATCATTGTCCATTTGATACTCCACATGTTGTAAAATTGTTTTTCATCTAGGGCCATAATGCAAGTTTCCTGATTTTAATCCTCTGCATAAACTACAaggtaaacaaacagacatagaTAAATAAGTAGTGGCACTTTTATAGATTAAAATCCAATGGAGTCTAATGTAGTTTGCTTTTTGTTAGAGTCCTGGAATGAGGTCATGCAGAGGTTAATGCTTTGCACCAGTTTGCCTCTTGTCACAGGATCATCAAGATCCAATGGAAAAGCTTAAAGAGTTGTAATGTTTGGCAATTGGGGTGCACAATGccatattcatattcatactGTCTCACAATAAATTCAAATTTGGAACTTCAAACAGTAGACATATTTTAGGTAACACTAGATAGATAGTACTTTATTTATTACAGGGGTGGCTGTGGCTTAGTAGGTAGAGCACAtcgcccactaatcagaaggtcatTGGTCAGTGGCTCCTCTAGTGggcatgctgaagtatccttgggtaagaaactgaaccccaaattgccctCGATGTGGCATTGgtttgtgaatgtatgtgtgtattagaGTGCTGTGTATATGTAGAACAAGCACTGTATGAAAGCACTTTGAATGGTCGATATGATTAGAAAGTGCAAGTCCATTTACTAGTTGTAATTAGCAATTTTAGTCTTGGGCATAACATGTACTGTGTATGATGCTGTATATACGCAGCCCGCATCCTTTAGTACTGTAGAAGTGAACAAGACTAAATTAAGACCTACACGATGTCTATAGCAATCTAGTCTAGTTTCCAAAAGTGCAAATATCCAGAATGACAGTAATAATTGAACATTGCTGGTAATTTCTgaacacatttgtttattttctgaatgaTTTTTTCATGGCTGTAGCATGGAGGAAACTAAATTCTCACTCTGTGGGACAACAAATTTAATCTTGATTTATGCCTCTAACTAAGCCTCTTGGTTTGGTTTGTAATTGctctttacagtttatatgGAAATAGGTAACCTTCATTTAATCAGACAGTCTCATTGAGCTCAAGATCTCTTTTGCAAGAAAGACCTCATTACAATTGAATAAATCAGACTTAAGTGACACAACAAAACATAGCTAGTCATACACAAATATGTTCAAGTTATAATCCATCATCTATACCATCTGTAAGGGTCGCCGCGGGGCTGGAGCCCAGGTGACATTGGGTGAacagatcgccagtctatcCACATAGAAAAGCCTGTAGGTTTGTTGGGATGTATTAGGTGTCACAACTATCTTGGAGCTCCATGAACAGATGGTTTCTTTTAGAGCTTGCTTTTGTGacccaaaatgtaattttgtgttcTATAATTGTACAGCGATTTCTTCATGGCCCACTatctggaggagaaagacatcCACagcagggagaaggaggagagtcGTTCACCCAGCGAGTCTGAGTTGGTGCTTTTTTCTGCACCACCTGCACAGACTAAAGACAAAAAGAATGTTGATAAAGGTGGGGTAATGACTAGTTGTCCAATAGTACTGCTGAATGTTTGCTATCGCTAGTTCCGAAATCTTGCACTTACAGCCAGTTATTAAACCTAAACaagcttgtgtgtttttcccagAGAGGGATTCTAGAGcgctctaaaagaaaaaaatgaaatgtagaaACACTTTTTCCACTGTTATTACTGCTTGATAAAATATAGGATTTGTATCTGTACTCTGTAGGTgacagtgcttttttttttttaccagatcAGAAGTCAGTTAcagcataatgttttgtttagtgGTTTAAGAATATATTTTCCCAGTTCAAAAGAAATTTTCTGTATAGGAACCAGCATAGAgtagaaaataaatagataaataaatacataatgcaGGGAGCTCTTGACTTCTTTcaacagaaataaattaatatatagGAGGAGGAAGATAAATTAGAAAATAGAAACCACATATACTCAAATAACTGATTCAGTAATGttgtatgttttaaaatgtatatggctCTGCTGCCTTTTATTTTGCAGGTTTGCTAAAGAGATTGAATATGTATGGATATTATCTAACTAAAACAAGTTTCTGAccatttcattttatgtatATGGAATTTGCCAAACAGTATACCATTCAAAACAGTTTATgaacagtttgaataaaaatatcTTGTTCTCTTCCACtgagtatttcccaaaataaattaaaatattgctACAATACAGCAGTTTTTCTAGACAGAGAATTTTACACATAAtaagcaacagaaaaaagtgTCTCTTCCCATAAAAATCACAGGAATAAATCATATTTGGTTCAAATCTCGCCAGAACAGTctttaaaggagaaaatatgaaaagaaaagggCAGAATTGTAAATGAaacttctttcattttattgttaaaacaGTATTTGTCTGATATCCTCCATGCTTATTTCCAATTTAGGACACTGAGAATGTTCTTTCAGTGTAAAAGATATCTAGTCGTTTTCACGTTTGATCTCTGGACAGTGACCAGACTATCTGGTTTGGACACTCCAGCGTTGTCCTTTGACAAATGCAGCACACAGTCAGAAAACATGTGAGAGATGTGTTCTCACCTACTGGAAATGCTCTGTTTAGTACAGGTGAGGGGTGAAGCCTGCAGGTAGAGCATGCAGGAGACCACTCACTTGCTGTGAATTCTCTACACAATTACCTGTTCTATTCACACAGATTTTATGCTAGAGAGctaaagtctgtttaatgtccagtccaactgatttggacatttgTCAGCTCCGCCAAGTGATGTCTTGAAAAATTCAAGTTTGCAGCGCATAAGTAGGTGACACTGTAGTGAAGAGGTTTGGAACTATCACCTCACGGGTTTTGAATCTCTCAGCTGGCtggtttctttctgtgtggtCACCCATGCCTGTGtcagtttcctcccacagtccaaaaacatgcaggtgtTGTGTCTGTTCCCATGTGTTTCCCTTTACCTAAACCAACCACACCCTAACCCCAACCAGTTGTCTCTGCTACACCTTACCATAACCTAACCATACCCCAACCCAACTTGCATTACAGCTAAAAGGAGCACCACTTCAGAGAAGCCATTTCCTCCAGCAGAGCCACCAGAACCAGTTCTGCTTGGTAGTTTGGCCATTGGTTCAGTCTCTCTTGCTGTTGCCAGAGCCGGGGCAGTATTACAGGGCATCCCTCTTTACAAATACATCGCAGCTCTAAGGAACCAAGAGGTtagatcacgcaaacacaaacgcatatattcacacaaacaatacacacactggGAGCAAAATGTAATGATGTCTTAAACAACTTCTATTCAGACTCCAACACAGTTTCACATTCCCGTCTCCTTGGTAACTTTGCTGAGCTGTGGGAAGACTTCTCCTGGAAAACTGAGTTTACTGGAGGAAGTCATCCTGATCCCCAGAGTAGGACAACGGGTCAAACAAGTACTCACGACTCTCAGTCACTTCCCTGTGTAGTACATGTTCTTTCTGTCTTTAGCCCTCTTCTTCTTAACATTTGCAGTCTGTATAGACTTGTTAACTGTATAAAGTTAGTGTTAGTGTCTTTGTGCAAGTTTGTTGCTTCCTTTGTTGTTGCAATGATGTGTTATATTATTGGTAAGGCACCTCAGTTCTCCTATCTTCAGTTTTCACTACAGCATTTATAAAATGCACTGAACTGTGAACTTCTTCAACAGATCATCACAATGACCCTTGAGATACAGAAGGAGATGATGAGAATAATGAACACTTCAACAAAAGCTGGGGTGAGGGACATTGCTATTTATTCACTGTAAGAATAGGAACTGAGGTCACACAGGCTTTATGATAGCACAGAATGTAAAAGGTGGAGGCAGGATTCAAAGCTTTTTCTGTTACTCAGCTTTCCTAAAAGATACATACAAATGTGATTTTCATGGCTAATGTTCAAATTAACTCAGGTATGTGGGCCTGGAGGTATgtcaaaatgtttattaaagTATTCAGTACTTCTCCTATCTGCCTTTACCATTATGCAGCATTTGTACTATATACACAGAGTTATCTCCTGCATTGTTCAATGACCCCTAGCACTTACATTCATAACGCAAACACTGTAGAGGCTGAGTGGAACACACTTGTCTTCTAATAACCTTGCAATGACAGCCATCCCATTCAAATCTATGAATAAATATTCATCTATTGTCATTCACATGCAGCTTCAGCTAAGCTACTTTTCAACAGATGTAGCCAAAGAGGGGACATGTAAAGAACATTGTAGGTTAATATATTTATTAGAGTTGGATCTGTTAAAGTATAATACACAGATGTTGTCTGTTTGCTTCGAGGCCACTCAGGCAATTCTGCATGACAGTGGAGCGCTGGCTCTGGGCTATGAGAAACCTGAACAGCCTCTGGATCTGATCACTGAAGCCTGTGCTAACCTTGGACTGGCACTGGGAACAGAGATCCATTTAGCAGTAAACTGTGCTGCCCATGAGCTAATGGATTATGTAAGTCAACGAAAGGTAGTTGCTGGGTTTGTTTGCCAGGTGTTGGGAGTCCTTACATAGgagcctttttttaaattacctcTACATACAGACAGCCAAGGAGGTCATTTCACATGCAAATACAGCATACACATTCAGCCACAACAATGAAACtggaaatctgtttttttcttctcttcctttcaGTCTAAAGGAAAATATGAAGTTGCAACAGGAATTTTGAAGTCTCCGGATGAATTAGTGGACATGTACCAAACTATCATCAACAAATATCCAGCAGTGGTAGCTTTAATCGACCCATTTAGGAGAGAGGTAAGTTCAAAACATTATAATTATTTCCTCAACATTTCCAAGTTCATGTATATAGGCATTATTGTTTATATACCCTATATGATGTCTCTCTTTGGGTTTTGCTCCTGATACTTAAGAAGGTTTAGCAGAAGAGTAAAAACAATTCCAGTAAATTTACATACAGAGACAGCTTCAAAGTTAGTTTTTAGCAAAGGTTACTGACACAGAAGTGAATggtgtatttgttggggactattaTCAGTGGTGGATTCACCtacatttcaatttaattttatttatatagcgctaATTCACAATGGTGTTATCTCAGAgcatttttcatatagagcaggtctagactgagcaattccca
The Lates calcarifer isolate ASB-BC8 unplaced genomic scaffold, TLL_Latcal_v3 _unitig_1079_quiver_1614, whole genome shotgun sequence DNA segment above includes these coding regions:
- the LOC108886076 gene encoding LOW QUALITY PROTEIN: enolase 4-like (The sequence of the model RefSeq protein was modified relative to this genomic sequence to represent the inferred CDS: inserted 1 base in 1 codon), encoding MSYQRFFSRLSKEEQDFYETKYAAAEFYRVNRVPRXMERALNELFLQKPEDVHGYLADYFASLSAPPRINRLKGREVYDTRGQLSIEVEVFCIVCNKEKSISSAAVSSYFGPKETSLDWKAGSQRADHVMTAVQWINEPLNHMLKGKNPCDQTEVDHALSDFFMAHYLEEKDIHSREKEESRSPSESELVLFSAPPAQTKDKKNVDKAKRSTTSEKPFPPAEPPEPVLLGSLAIGSVSLAVARAGAVLQGIPLYKYIAALRNQETPTQFHIPVSLVTLLSCGKTSPGKLSLLEEVILIPRVGQRVKQIITMTLEIQKEMMRIMNTSTKAGATQAILHDSGALALGYEKPEQPLDLITEACANLGLALGTEIHLAVNCAAHELMDYSKGKYEVATGILKSPDELVDMYQTIINKYPAVVALIDPFRREDIDQWEKLSNVIGDSCSLLADMTCKSKAPSLLGVSGRILKHINETTVSDLVLITSDHQGSLLMATTSSEPSSGDSLSDIAVGLGLDYIKLGGLSGAERMTKYNRLISIEEELAQQGILVSKEKHSPPLFTEKLQEQSNTADVA